In Nicotiana tabacum cultivar K326 chromosome 2, ASM71507v2, whole genome shotgun sequence, the following proteins share a genomic window:
- the LOC107792683 gene encoding uncharacterized protein LOC107792683 — MAESHATSGITGKVLAVLFIGFLALAYQAIRPPPPKICGSQNGPPITAPRVRLSDGRHLAYKEQGVPKNQGKYKIVFIHGFDCCKHDVVLASTLSPDVIESLGIYIVSFDRPGYGESDPHPQRTPKSLALDVEELADQLKLGSKFYVVGFSMGGQVVWGCLKYIPHRLAGAALLTPVVNYWWPSFPANLSRKSYYDQLLPDQWTLRVAHYLPWLTYWWNTQKYFPSSSVAAHSPDILFTQDRQLGPKFAASQEQYRAQIRQQGEFESLHRDAMVGFGTWEFDPMNLKNPFPNGECSVHLWQGDEDGLVPVILQRYIAERLPWIQYHELKGGGHLFPYADGMGDKIIKTFLLGENFVL, encoded by the exons ATGGCAGAGTCCCATGCTACCTCAG GTATAACTGGGAAAGTACTTGCAGTTCTCTTCATTGGGTTCTTAGCATTGGCATATCAAGCAATTCGGCCACCTCCTCCGAAAATTTGTGGTTCGCAAAATGGTCCTCCAATTACTGCACCAAGAGTAAGACTTTCCGACGGAAGGCATTTGGCTTATAAAGAGCAAGGTGTTCCTAAAAACCAAGGAAAATACAAAATAGTGTTTATCCATGGCTTTGATTGCTGCAAACATGATGTTGTTCTTGCCAGCACCCTTTCTCCT GATGTTATTGAGAGTTTGGGAATATATATTGTGTCATTTGATAGACCTGGTTATGGCGAAAGTGATCCTCATCCACAACGAACACCTAAGAGTTTAGCTCTTGATGTTGAGGAGTTAGCTGATCAATTGAAATTGGGATCCAAATTTTATGTTGTTGGATTTTCCATGGGTGGTCAAGTAGTTTGGGGCTGTCTCAAATATATTCCTCATAG ATTGGCAGGAGCGGCTCTTCTAACACCTGTGGTTAACTACTGGTGGCCTAGTTTCCCTGCAAATTTATCTAGAAAATCATACTACGATCAGCTTCTCCCGGATCAATGGACTCTTCGGGTTGCTCACTATCTTCCATGGTTAACTTACTGGTGGAACACTCAGAAATATTTCCCTTCTTCTAGTGTTGCAGCTCACAGCCCTGATATCCTTTTCACTCAAGATAGACAACTCGGACCCAAGTTTGCTGCCTCTCAAGAACAATATCGG GCACAAATTAGACAACAAGGGGAATTTGAATCACTTCACCGCGATGCAATGGTTGGCTTTGGAACATGGGAATTTGATCCGATGAATCTTAAAAATCCGTTCCCTAATGGTGAATGTTCCGTTCATCTATGGCAAGGCGATGAGGACGGGCTTGTACCTGTCATTCTGCAACGATATATTGCAGAACGACTACCATGGATTCAATACCATGAACTTAAAGGTGGTGGTCACTTGTTTCCGTATGCAGATGGAATGGGAGATAAGATTATTAAGACATTCTTACTTGGGGAAAACTTTGTTCTATAA